In a genomic window of Hippoglossus stenolepis isolate QCI-W04-F060 chromosome 17, HSTE1.2, whole genome shotgun sequence:
- the anp32e gene encoding acidic leucine-rich nuclear phosphoprotein 32 family member E → MEDQYRPSTDPVRQRRAAPSTGTAPPLPSTRSTDTGTMDMKKRISLELRSRNPAEIAELVVDNSRSADGEVEGLSDDFKELEFLSMVNVGLSSLAKLPSLPKLRKLELSDNNLSGSLETLSEKCPNLIYLNLSGNKIKELSNVEALQNLKSLQSLDLFNCEITSLEDYRESVFELLPQVTYLDGFDQEDNEAPDSEAEDEDEDGEDGAGQTGDYDDEDDEEEDEDGSEGGEVGLSLQVNRGDQEDEEDFAEEEEEEEDQPGVQGQKRKRDVDDEGEEDDDDDDDEDD, encoded by the exons ATGGAGGATCAGTACAGACCCAGTACAGACCCAGTCCGTCAGAGGAGAGCAGCTCCGAGCACCGGGACCGCACCTCCGTTACCGAGCACACGAAGCACCGACACCGGCACCATGGACATGAAGAAGAGGATCAGTCTGGAGCTGCGGAGCCGGAACCCGGCGGAG ATAGCGGAGCTGGTGGTGGACAACAGTCGCTCTGCGGACGGGGAGGTGGAAGGACTCTCAGACGACTTCAAGGAGCTGGAGTTCCTCAGCATGGTCAACGTGGGTCTGAGCTCTTTGGCTAAACTGCCGTCGCTGCCCAAACTACGTAAG ttgGAGTTGAGCGACAACAACTTGTCTGGTTCTTTGGAAACTTTGTCAGAAAAATGTCCAAACCTGATCTACCTCAACCTGAGTGGGAACAAGATCAAAGAGCTGAGCAACGTGGAGGCCCtg CAAAACCTGAAGAGTCTCCAGAGTCTGGACTTGTTTAACTGTGAGATCACGTCTCTGGAGGATTACAGGGAGAGCGTGTTCGAGCTGCTGCCTCAGGTCACCTACCTGGACGGCTTCGACCAGGAGGACAACGAGGCTCCGGACTCTGAGGCCGAGGACGAAG ACGAGGACGGCGAGGATGGGGCGGGGCAGACTGGTGACTATGacgatgaggatgatgaagaagaggatgaggacggctcagagggaggggaggtggggctGAGCTTACAGGTGAACCGGGGGGATCAG gaggatgaggaagactttgcagaggaagaggaggaagaag AGGACCAGCCAGGCGTTCAGGgacagaagagaaagagagacgtgGACGATGAAGGCGAGGAAGACGAcgatgatgacgacgacgaAGACGACTAG